From Pan troglodytes isolate AG18354 chromosome 11, NHGRI_mPanTro3-v2.0_pri, whole genome shotgun sequence, the proteins below share one genomic window:
- the MRPS2 gene encoding small ribosomal subunit protein uS2m, with product MATEGEVARPGLEGGLALPRIPAMATSSAALPRILGAGARAPSRWLGFLGKATPRPARPSRRTLGSATALMIRESEDSTDFNDKILNEPLKHSDFFNVKELFSVRSLFDARVHLGHKAGCRHRFMEPYIFGSRLDHDIIDLEQTATHLQLALNFTAHMAYRKGIILFISRNRQFSYLIENMAHDCGEYAHTRYFKGGMLTNARLLFGPTVRLPDLIIFLHTLNNIFEPHVAVRDAAKMNIPTVGIVDTNCNPCLITYPVPGNDDSPLAVHLYCRLFQTAITRAKEKRRQVEALYRLQGQKEPGGQGPAHPPGADMSRSL from the exons ATGGCGACGGAAGGGGAGGTCGCTCGGCCTGGCCTGGAGGGAGGCCTCGCTCTGCCCCGCATCCCAGCCATGGCGACATCCTCGGCCGCGCTGCCCCGAATACTCGGCGCGG GTGCCCGGGCCCCGTCGCGCTGGTTGGGCTTCCTCGGGAAGGCGACCCCCCGGCCTGCTCGGCCGAGCCGCAGGACGCTTGGAAGCGCGACGGCCCTTATGATCCGCGAGTCCGAGGACAGCACCG ATTTCAACGACAAGATTTTGAATGAGCCCCTCAAGCACTCTGACTTCTTCAATGTCAAGGAACTGTTTTCCGTGAGAAGCCTCTTCGATGCCCGAGTCCATCTGGGACACAAAGCTGGCTGTCGGCACAG GTTTATGGAGCCGTACATCTTTGGGAGCCGCCTGGACCACGACATCATCGACCTGGAACAGACAGCCACGCACCTccagctggccttgaacttcacCGCCCACATGGCCTACCGCAAGGGCATCATCTTGTTCATAAGCCGCAACCGGCAGTTCTCGTACCTGATTGAGAACATGGCCCATGACTGTGGCGAGTACGCCCACACTCGCTACTTCAAGGGCGGCATGCTGACCAACGCGCGCCTCCTCTTTGGCCCCACGGTCCGCCTGCCGGACCTCATCATCTTCCTGCACACGCTCAACAACATCTTTGAGCCGCACGTGGCCGTGAGAGACGCAGCCAAGATGAACATCCCCACAGTGGGCATCGTGGACACcaactgcaacccctgcctcatCACCTACCCTGTACCCGGCAATGACGACTCTCCGCTGGCTGTGCACCTCTACTGCAGGCTCTTCCAGACGGCCATCACCCGGGCCAAGGAGAAGCGGCGGCAGGTTGAGGCTCTCTATCGCCTGCAGGGCCAGAAGGAGCCCGGAGGCCAGGGGCCAGCCCACCCCCCTGGGGCTGACATGAGCCGTTCCCTGTGA
- the PIERCE1 gene encoding piercer of microtubule wall 1 protein isoform X2 — translation MALSPCGWLGAWGCLTRRSQQGISRRPDLPGPWGVARQVPDPPAEEPGPRAAPLRPLRWLPSHVTWPSLGNRTPRSPASPPGAMAEECPRACAEPVAPKATAPPERTSDYYRVSADLPGRFNNPGWFRGYRTQKAVSVYRTSNQAYGSRAPTVHEMPRVECSGTILSMFTWRKAS, via the exons ATGGCCCTGTCCCCCTGCGGGTGGCTGGGGGCCTGGGGCTGCCTCACACGACGGTCCCAGCAGGGAATCTCTCGACGTCCCGACCTTCCCGGCCCTTGGGGAGTCGCCCGGCAGGTTCCGGACCCACCCGCAGAGGAACCCGGCCCACGCGCGGCGCCTTTAAGGCCCCTCCGCTGGCTCCCCAGTCACGTGACCTGGCCGTCGCTTGGCAACAGGACGCCGCGGAGTCCTGCTTCTCCTCCAGGCGCAATGGCTGAGGAATGCCCCAGAGCGTGCGCGGAGCCTGTGGCGCCCAAGGCCACGGCCCCGCCGGAGAGGACCAGCGACTACTACCGCGTGAGCGCGGACCTGCCGGGCAGGTTCAACAACCCGGGGTGGTTCCGGGGCTACAG AACCCAGAAGGCTGTCTCAGTGTACAGGACCAGTAACCAGGCTTACGGGAGCAGAGCCCCCACCGTGCACGAGATGCCT CGGGTGGAATGTTCCGGAACAATACTCTCAATGTTTACCTGGAGAAAAGCATCGTGA
- the PIERCE1 gene encoding piercer of microtubule wall 1 protein isoform X1: MALSPCGWLGAWGCLTRRSQQGISRRPDLPGPWGVARQVPDPPAEEPGPRAAPLRPLRWLPSHVTWPSLGNRTPRSPASPPGAMAEECPRACAEPVAPKATAPPERTSDYYRVSADLPGRFNNPGWFRGYRTQKAVSVYRTSNQAYGSRAPTVHEMPKVFYPNSNKFSQQLAAGGMFRNNTLNVYLEKSIVTGPDNCITSCDRLNFHPSYNINRPSICD; the protein is encoded by the exons ATGGCCCTGTCCCCCTGCGGGTGGCTGGGGGCCTGGGGCTGCCTCACACGACGGTCCCAGCAGGGAATCTCTCGACGTCCCGACCTTCCCGGCCCTTGGGGAGTCGCCCGGCAGGTTCCGGACCCACCCGCAGAGGAACCCGGCCCACGCGCGGCGCCTTTAAGGCCCCTCCGCTGGCTCCCCAGTCACGTGACCTGGCCGTCGCTTGGCAACAGGACGCCGCGGAGTCCTGCTTCTCCTCCAGGCGCAATGGCTGAGGAATGCCCCAGAGCGTGCGCGGAGCCTGTGGCGCCCAAGGCCACGGCCCCGCCGGAGAGGACCAGCGACTACTACCGCGTGAGCGCGGACCTGCCGGGCAGGTTCAACAACCCGGGGTGGTTCCGGGGCTACAG AACCCAGAAGGCTGTCTCAGTGTACAGGACCAGTAACCAGGCTTACGGGAGCAGAGCCCCCACCGTGCACGAGATGCCT AAAGTATTTTATCCAAATTCGAATAAATTTTCCCAACAACTTGCAGCGGGTGGAATGTTCCGGAACAATACTCTCAATGTTTACCTGGAGAAAAGCATCGTGACTGGCCCCGATAACTGCATCACCTCCTGTGACCGGCTCAACTTCCACCCCAGTTACAACATCAACAGGCCATCCATCTGCGATTGA